CCGATCACGTCGGCGCTGGTGCAGTCGCCTCGGACGGTTCCGATCACGTCGGCGCTGGCGCAGTCGCCTCGGATGGTTCCGATCATGTCGGCGCTGGCGCAGTCGCCTCGGACGGTTCCGATCATGTCGGCGCTGGAGCAGTCGCCTCGGACGGTTCGGATCATGTCGGAGCAGGCGCAGTGGCGTCCGATGGTTCTGATCATGTCGGCGCTGGCGCAGTGGCGTCCGATGGCTCCGATCACGTCGGCGCAGGCGCACTGGCTTCCGACGGCACCGACAAGGTCGGCGCCAATCGCTATGCCTACTCACGCGTCGGCGTCGGTTCTGATCGCGTCGCTTCGGCGCTGATGACCGGCAGCTATTCCGACCAGTTCAACTCTCCTCAGTAATCGGCGCGAGGC
The Pseudomonas fluorescens genome window above contains:
- a CDS encoding phage infection protein, yielding MKHTLLSGAILAVAATVMLPTVWAAQPQAVASDGSDHVRAAAVASDGSDHVGAGAVASDGSDHVGAGAVASDGSDHVGAGAVASDGSDHVGAGAVASDGSDHVGAGAVASDGSDHVGAGAVASDGSDHVGAGAVASDGSDHVGAGAVASDGSDHVGAGAVASDGSDHVGAGALASDGTDKVGANRYAYSRVGVGSDRVASALMTGSYSDQFNSPQ